CTGCAGCGGCCTGGGCGACGCGCCCGCGGACCTGGACCGCGCCGAGGACCTGCGCGCCTTCTTCCAGACCATCCAGACCCTGAACCGGGACGGACTGCTGCTGGCCTACCACGACCGCAGCGACGGCGGTCTGCTGGCGACCCTGGCGGAGATGGTGTTCGCCGGCCGCATGGGCGTGACCATCGACCTTCCGCAGGGGGAGCCGCTGGCGGCGTTGTTCGCCGAGGAACCCGGGGCGGTGGTGCAGGTAGCGAGCCAGTGCCTGGAGTCCGTCACTGCCCGCCTGGATGCGGCAGGGCTGGGGGGCTGCGTGCATGTCATAGGTGCGCCCAACGACGACGACCGGTTGATGGTCCGCCTGGGCAACGACACCGTGCTCGACCGCGCCCGCACGGATCTGCAACGGTTGTGGCAGGAGACCACCTGGCGCATGCAGGCGTTGCGCGACAATCCCGGCTGCGCCGACGAGGAGTACGATGCCTTGCTGGATCAGGGCGATATGGGCCTGCACGCCGCCCTCAGCTTCGATCCCGCCGAGGACGTGGCCGCGCCCATGATCGCCGCCGGCGCACGGCCACGGGTGGCGATTCTGCGGGAGCAGGGCGTCAACGGCCACATGGAAATGGCCGCTGCCTTCCACCTGGCCGGGTTCGAGGCGGTGGACGTGCACATGACCGACCTGCTACACGGCCGGATGTCCCTGAGTGATGTGCAAGGGCTGGTCGCCTGTGGTGGCTTTTCCTACGGCGACGTGCTTGGCGCCGGTGGCGGCTGGGCCAAGACCGTGCTGTTCAATCCGGTGCTGCGGGAGCAGTTCGGCACCTTCTTCCGCCGCAGTGACGCCTTCGCCCTGGGCGTGTGCAACGGCTGCCAGATGCTTGCCACCCTGCGTGAGCTGATTCCGGGCGCCGAACTTTGGCCGGATTTCGTGGGCAACCGCTCGGAGCAGTTCGAAGCACGGTTGGCCCAGGTGGAAGTGGTGGAATCACCGTCCCTGTTCCTGCGCGGCATGGAAGGCTCGCGCATGCCCATCGCCGTGGCCCACGGCGAGGGCCGGGCCGCATTCTCCGGCGACCGCGGACCCCGCAAACTTGCCTCCGCCGACCTGGTCAGCATGCGTTACACCGACGCCCGGGGCAGGCCGGCCGAGCGCTATCCCGCCAACCCCAACGGCTCGCCGGACGGCATTACCGGCGTGACCACACATGACGGTCGTGTCACCATTATGATGCCTCATCCGGAACGCGTCTTTCGTACCGTGCAGCACAGCTGGCATCCGACGGAGTGGGGTGAATACGGGCCGTGGATGCGCATGTTCCGCAACGCGCGCGCCTGGCTCGGCTGATACGACGACGTCCGATACTGACCTGAAAGGCCAGTACCAACAGGGAGAATGCCATGCCTGCCGCAGTGGACTGGCTGGACCGCCGTGCCCGTCTGAGCCCCGCCCGGACCGCGCTGATCGACGCCGCCAGTGGCGAGCGGATCAGCTACGCCGCCTGGAATGTCGCCGCCAACCGCACTGCGCGCTACCTCTCCGGCCGACTGGGGCTGATCCCGGGCGAGCGGGTGGCGGTGCTGGCGGGCAACTGCGTGGCCTACCTGGACCTGCTGTTCGCCTGCAACAAGACCGGCACCGTCCTGCAGAACCTGAACTGGCGCCTGGCGGAGGACGAGCTCGGTGCCCTGATCCGGGACGCCGCGCCGGCGGTGCTGTTCTACGGGCCGGACTTCCGCGCCACGGTGGAGCGTCTGCGCGAGACGGACGCCTGTGCAAGCATTCGCGAATGGGTGGCGCTGGAGGGTGAGCCGCTGGGGGGCGATGCCCGCCTGGCTGCCCGCGAGGACGAGTCGGCGGTTACACCCGCGATGCCGGCGCTGGATCACGACGATCCATGGGTCATCTGCTACACCGGGGGGACCACCGGCCTGCCCAAGGGGGCAATCCTGAGCCACGGCAACATCTCCTGGAATGCGATCAACACCGTCTCCAGCTGGGGGCTCGGTCCCGAGGACACCGCCATTCTCAATGCGCCGCTGTTCCACACCGGCGCGCTCAACGTCTTCACCACGCCGCTGGTGCACACCGGCGGCTGCAGCATTGTCTGCGCCGGCTTCGATGCCAACCAGGTGTTCGACCTGATCGCCGGCGACCAGGTGAGCCTGTTCTTCGGAGTGCCCACCATGTTCTCCATGCTGCAGGAACACGCCCGCTGGGAGGAGGCGGACTTCTCCCGCCTCAAGCTGGTGATCAGCGGCGGCGCCCCGTGCCCGCTGCCGGTATTCGAGCGCTTCTGGCAGCGCGGCGTGGATTTCAAGACCGGCTACGGCTTGACCGAGGCCGGACCCAATACGTTCTGGTTGCCGCCGGAACAGGTTCGCGACAAGCCGGGGGCGGTGGGCTATCCGCTGTTCCATGTGGAAGTGGCGCTGCGGGATACCGCGACGGGGGAAACGGTGACCGCGCCCGGGACCACCGGCGAGCTGCTCATCCGCGGCCCGCATCGCACGCCCGGCTACTGGAACCGGCCCGACGCCACCGCCGAGGCCATCGACCCCGAGGGCTGGCTGCACACCGGCGATCTGGCGCGCTTCGACGCCGACGGCGCCTACACCATCGTCGGCCGGCTCAAGGACATGTACATCTCCGGCGGCGAGAACGTCTATCCCGCGGAG
The DNA window shown above is from Aquisalimonas sp. 2447 and carries:
- a CDS encoding long-chain fatty acid--CoA ligase, whose translation is MPAAVDWLDRRARLSPARTALIDAASGERISYAAWNVAANRTARYLSGRLGLIPGERVAVLAGNCVAYLDLLFACNKTGTVLQNLNWRLAEDELGALIRDAAPAVLFYGPDFRATVERLRETDACASIREWVALEGEPLGGDARLAAREDESAVTPAMPALDHDDPWVICYTGGTTGLPKGAILSHGNISWNAINTVSSWGLGPEDTAILNAPLFHTGALNVFTTPLVHTGGCSIVCAGFDANQVFDLIAGDQVSLFFGVPTMFSMLQEHARWEEADFSRLKLVISGGAPCPLPVFERFWQRGVDFKTGYGLTEAGPNTFWLPPEQVRDKPGAVGYPLFHVEVALRDTATGETVTAPGTTGELLIRGPHRTPGYWNRPDATAEAIDPEGWLHTGDLARFDADGAYTIVGRLKDMYISGGENVYPAEIENVLHTHTEISDAAVFGLPDRTWGEIGCAAVVPAAGAELQAGSLRAWLKERLARYKVPRRIEFVDTLPVTGAGKVDKRALQEHYTDSD